The genomic stretch CGCTAGGCTGATGCAGAGAGGAGCCGGAGCTCCACCACCGGAGGTGCGATAGAGGGGTCCACGTGCGCGCGAGGGGGCCTCCAAACCGCCGGGAGTGGCCGCCGCCGTAGGGGGCCGAGCCTCCCCCACCGGAGCAGAGCCGCCGCACGGAGCCACGAGAGCAGCGCGGCCGCGCGGTAGAGGCTCGGCCGCCGCCGTCTTCGACACGTGCTTAGCACGGTTGGAGTCATCCGACAACAGTGAGAAGGGGTGGAGCCTGGTGGGTAGGGTTCCCCCGAGCCGCCCCTAGAGACGACGCGGGGGTCGGGGAGTGAAATTTGTATAACATGTTATGTTGATTGAAAGTAATTGTTATTTTTCTtaggatttgctagttctcagctagttGAAAACTAACTTCATGCTCAATCAAATCTTATACCATTTGTTTTGCATCCTGATTCATGCTAGTCATTAATTGCGATATGAGTTGCAACTGCAGATTCGATGACATTAGTCGCCTAAGAACGAACTGAAATAGTCACACCCATTTTTCTTCTGTTGGATTGGTGCTCCTACCTATGTTGATGCTGCTTGCTGCATATGCTCGTCGCTGCCCGGTGGAGTTGTCAAGTGTCGTCTAAGTCCTATTTATAGTTTATTTTACCTTTTTAATGCAAGTTTCTATCTTAAAATTTGTACtagaaaaattaaaattaaatatAAGTGCGATTTACGTGGGGTTCCACTAACACATTGCTGCTGCTGTTTGTGCAGGGATTAACCGAAAATCAATATATTGTGGCAGACTGGCAGGGACCAGAAGGAAATATGGAGAGGATTGGTGTGACGAGTAGGGTTCTCCCAATCCCTGCAGGGGTTTAATCTCCTGGAACCGAAcaaagcctgatggagaaggcaaTCCATGCATGAGCAGCATTGTATGATTGTATCTAGAGGCTAGGAAGAGGCACGCAAACAGTGGCGTGCAGCCATAGGtcgctcttcctcctcgtcgtgatcCCGAATGCCTCCGTCATATCCAGCTCATGCGGGGCGGCGCCGCCAGGGAGCTCCCAGTCGAAATGGAAGAGGAGGCTCGCCAGCGCGAGCTCCATGACAGCGACGCCCAGCGCTATGCCGGGGCATATCCTCCGTCCCGCGCCGAACGGCACGAGCTCGAAGTCCGTCCCCTTGAAGTCCACCGCGCAGTTGCCGGCCTCCTCGAACCTCTCCGGTCTGAACTCCTCGGCATCCTTGCCCCATCTCTCGACGTCCCGCCCGATCGCCCATGCGTTGACGAGCACCATGGTGCCCACCGGCACGTCGTAGCCGAGGATGCGGCAGGGCTCCTGGCACTCTCGCGGAACGAGCAGCGGCACAGCCGGGTGCAGCCGGAGCGTCTCCTTTATTACAAGCTGCAGGTACCGGAGCTCCGGCAGGGCCTCCTCCCGGACACGGCTATCCCCGGCGAAGGCTCCGCGCACCTCGTCCTGCGCCCTGCGGAGCTTCTTCGGGTCGCGCATCAGCTCCGCCATGGCCCAGTGGAGCGTCGTCGCCGAGGTCTCGCTCCCAGCGCCCAACAGATCCTGCGAAGAACGAATTGCGTCGAACGCGCGCGTGAGGCTTTGCTAGTAAAACAATTTCTGTTGACAAGCTAGGTCTTACGTTGATCACGGCGCGGATGGTTCCCGTCTCGAGAGGAACGTGAAGCCCGCCGTCCGTCTGGAGCCTCAGCAGAACGTCCACGATGTCTTCTTCCTCGTCCCCCGCACCGGTGGCCGACCTCCTCACGCGGTGCTCCTCGAGGACATCGTCCATGATCCCGCTCATCTTGACACCCTGCAGCTCCGCGCGTCGCGCCATCCCGCTGAGTGCGCGTGCGAGGCGTGAGGACGGGAACAGGTCGGCGAGGGTGAACCCGGCAGACACCTTGATGCCCTCGTCCACGCACTCAAGGAAGGCGTCGCGGTCCCTCATTCGGTCGCCCGCCACAGCGCGCACCGCCGTGTCGGTGACGTAGGTGGCGAGGAGGGAGCTGATGTTCACCGGCTCGGACGTCGACGACAGCGACGCGATGGACGCGACGAGGGCGGCGGCCTCTGCTTCGCGGGAGCCGCGGAAGGACCGGACCCGCCGCGCGCTGAGGATCTCGTTGACGCAGAGCTTGCGGAGCTGGCGCCAGTGCTCGCCCTGCGGCGCGAACACCACGCCGAGGCCGTCCCTTCTGGTGAGCGCGCGGATGGTGGCGGTCAGCGGTCGGGTGGCGAGCGCGGCGTCGTGGGTCCTCATGACCGCCCTCGCGGCGGCCGCCGACGAGGCAACGACGACGCGAAGCTCACCTAGGCGGAGCAGCATGAGCGGAGCGCCGAGCCGACGGGCGAGGTCCCGCATGGCGAGGTGCGGGAGTACGCCGACGAGGAGGTGCATGCTGCCGATGAGCGGCAGTGGCCATGGCCCCGGGGGCAGGTTAGTCTCGCGGCCGCTCCCGTGCCGCCTGAGCTTGACAAGGAGAAGTGGGAGCACGAGGATGGCGGCCAAGAGGAGgcaatggtggtagctgtactggaGATCTTGCGCCATGGCTTGCTGGGGGAATGCATCTTTTCTATGCTCTGAAGCTTATATAAGACTGAGACTGAGACGTTCGGCCCTCTTGTAAGGCAGGTTGCCAAGTTGGTGTTTATAACGGCCGGTTGAACTTCTGCGTCAACTACAGGTTTACTACAGTACGGATTTCATAAGCTCTCATAAAATTCACACAAAGTCATCTCACAAATATGTCCAGACAACATGATGTCCTCAGATTTATGTTGGGAAGCAAACCGTGCCTTCGAACGATTCTTGGTAGCCGACGTATGCAACATTTTTAAATTTGGTGAACAAAGATTAAGCAAAAAAGAGAAATTGATCAGACCATAACGACAAGATATGCAGGGGCAGTAGTTGACCTAATAATACATATATTTGTTTAAACATCACGCGGAATGCGCACAGGCTACAATTAATATTGAGATATATTTATTGGAGGAAGTGGTATCCATACGTTTCGGTGTCTTATAAAAACCCGTAGCGTCATACTTAGAGCAACTTCAATAGTGTAGTCAGTTGCTGGCTATAAGCAAGatatcatgtcatctatagctaacttgTAGTCAAAAAGTACAATAATTGGCTATAAAATGCACTATTTTCTCAATGGATGGCCACCTTCATTGACACAACTTGCCTagtagcacgtgctagagctagcacttatattctctctcctcttctctcctccaactagacacaaatatattattttaatgctTGTAGCCAGACTAGGCCTTATTCTACTTGCTCTTATGGTAATTTTGTCATCTCAAGATCCGCTGACTAGACTCTTAAAAGTTAACTCAAAAGAAACCAACCAAGAAAACACTTCGCTCGTCTTCAGGAAGGCGAGGGGACCCGTTCCTTCCGTTTGTAGTTAGGCTTTGTATTttgtggtgcgtcgttggggtggtgggagcgacgTCCGGCGAATAAATCTGTCTCAACTCCACTCCCATACCGGTGCCGACCTTTATGGCGGCTCTCGGAGTTGATGTCACCGTGTGCTTGTCGATCCTTTAGACCGATGGCTTGGTCTTCTCATCTTTCTTTGGATCTGACAAGATCAGTTTCTCGGCGTGTCGTCAACACGTTTGTCGTTATCCACAACGACGCTGGGGGTTGGGACGAGGTGGTTCTTATGGAccgaagatgttggtccggaggtggtggacatgtcgttcttctccgacttctcTAAGGCGGCAAATATTGGTCCAAGATAGCACGAGGATGTCCCCCGGTCGATGTGCCACAACGACATGTGCTTCGCTGCTTGCAACATGCCTATTCACCGACTcaccgactcacaaagcctcgttggcgatgatGCTTtattggatcttgcaatggtggaggttCGGTGTCTTTTTCCGTGCCCATCTCGGCGGCGCTGGAGTTGGGTggcggccgctggctacggtggttgcagcAAACCCTAGagattattttgtatttttcgatattttagatgttatctagaaattcaggataatcattttatcgcGGTATGTTTTTAATTTctacatgtgttgcttcatgtaacttatttcggttaatgaaatatgtggttgctgtCAAAGAAAAAGTAAACTTAAAAGTAAACGCTCAAAAGTAAACTTAGAGGTAGGTGGTGCGTGTACGCATTCACTAGATCGTAAGTGCATCTACTCCAGAGCCAAAGAGCAATAGTTTCTGGAGCAAATAGTGTATCAAGTACTCCATAGCCAAACATGTCACACGTCCACACCGTTCACTGCCGAGCAAGTGCATATATACGTGCAGTATGTTCGAGCGTTCTCTGATTAATGGAATGGCTTCTAGAAGGAGCAAGAGTGGCCAAAAGCCCAAAACCTTCACACATCCACACAGCTCACTGCCGTAGGTGCATTTAACGATCACGATCAGTAATGCAGCCCCTTTGACAGTGACAGCTTGGCTCGATCATTGATGAACTATTGCAATGGCTTCTTGAAGGAGCAATATATCAGTGTGACCGTgtatcagagcatctccactcgtctccccacagagcccccacggccactttttttcatccggacggcgaaaaacggtccagtcaggcccccggtttctcgttttggtccggatttgagtctattttcgtccggactccccatgccatcctcggttttccgggggtctcccggggactccggatgaagctaaaccaaccgctcacgcccacgtgtctcctctttcgtccggattccccgagccatcctcttttttcccgagaaacgccgcttggggaacacacgactggaaatatactcCTCCCCacaccaaatcttcctccaatccggatgaaaatttcgccggatttgggcgtggggagcgccaacgagtggggatgctctcaaGTACCCCACAGAGTGGAGCACCCCAAGTGTACCCATGTGCTCCAACCAATTATAATTTATAAGTCAGTCAAAACTatggatttttcttttttcacCATAGTAACGTTACACTAGGAGGCCATTTGTTTGTAGAGAAAGGTGCCAAGTCTGAATTAGATTTTCTTTGAGGGTGCTAAGTCTGAATTTGATGCAGTCGGTGAGGAGAAGATTAACACCGTATACAGAAGAGGCGCTGGTCgtgttgttagagcatctctagcagagcctgtaaaagtgcaaaccgaaaaactcgagttcagtcttccgaaaacgtGTTTACGGTCGCAAAACGGCTGACGCAGAACGGACCCTGTAACTAAAACTGAAAAAGGGAATATTCGaaaaatcatcatcttcttcacaagaacttttttttcgataaagggaatatattaataccaaatagatatcaattacacccagcctctgcaacatcaTACTGCCAAAAAAGACACTAAaattgcacacagctaaaaaaaagaagaagaaaagagaaaaaacccGCCGAACTCAACAGTGAAACAACAAGTACTACCACCGCCAATGGCCACACCTGGACTACAAAAAGGTTCTCCTATAAACAACGCCTCCATGAAGGAAACAGTGCATAAACACCATCGTCGCCTGATCATCAGATCATGGATTTTCACCCCGAAGAAAGTCTGAGTAAACTCCAGACAATGCCTTCATCAAGGAAACAAATATATATCCGTCATTATCTTCACAAGAACTATCCGTGCCGCTGCGTCGATCTCCCCGTGCGGGCCAACGGCCGCGCCCCTGACTGCAGCCGCGAGCTTGAGGATCAGGTGTGGACGGTCGTACACAAGGAATCGAAGAACGAACGCCGGAGGAGCCGATGGGGCGGCGTGGCCGGCCGTGTCCGGCCGCCGGGCGTGGCCGTGATTGCTTCTGCGCTGCATCTCTAGATAAGAGATTGATTGGATGCTAGCTAGTGCTGCCGCACATAGCTTAATGTTTGGCCGCGCGCGCAATTGCAAGCTGCTGCTGCTTGGCCGCGTCGCTGCGCGCTGCTTGCCGTCGCGCCGCTGCGCGCGTGCTTGCCACCGCCTCACGCCATGACCTGCCGTGTCCGCCCGCCGCATCCCCCGTCTGCAGCTACGAGCTTGGCCGGCGGTACAAAATTTTAGCAAAGTAGTTAGAAGTCGGCGGCTGGAGGCGGTTACATGTAAACCGTCCTTCGGTCTGTATTAATAGAGGTCGAGTGTGAAATTTTTCGGGCCCATGAAAAAGTTTTTCGGGCTGGACAGCGAGTTCAGAGTTCAgtctctgttctgcgccactttCAACCCGAACCTGTAAATCGACCGGAAAAATACGGTTCCGGCGTGatatacgggctctgttagagatgctcttagcgacGGGCCCGCTTCTATTTATTCAGCGGCCTACAGTAAGGCTATTTAGCTGAGCCGCAGTATCCTTCCCTGATGGAGATAGTCGAACAAGAGGTAAATAAAaggagtaagggcatctccagcggcgcgacgtaaacTGTCGCTCAGCGGCGTGACGAAAACGGTCgttcagcgaccgttttcgtccgccgtgaccggaaatgcgtctggcaccacctccagcagggcgacgcaaagtgactgggcagtccgcggagacgcaaatctggcACAAATAtgtgtcaggtttgcgtctccgcggacgctccacgGTCGCGGAAACTATCCGCGTTGGgtgcatccgggcccggtcggcaagtgagtaggtaagcaaattttttttcattactattgattggccaaaaggaccatctttacagagatggttagtcgagttaacctaaattacaacggccgtacctactcgctgtCGCGCGGCCTAGAGCGGCCTcatttactcgcagtcgcgcggcctagtactggccgccggaagggctgGCGCCAGCGTCGAagtgggagcgcttcgcgcactccgcgcgccgcgcacgccgcaCATGGGAcacctcgtcctgccgcctgtGGCGTTCaagggcctcggccagggagctgtcccacagggccgccgcctgggccgccgccaccTAGGCAGCCGCCGCATAGTGGAGATCAACTCAAGATTCACATAGGTCAATAGATGCATAGCTGGTACCGGAGAGGATATTGA from Lolium rigidum isolate FL_2022 chromosome 4, APGP_CSIRO_Lrig_0.1, whole genome shotgun sequence encodes the following:
- the LOC124649859 gene encoding desmethyl-deoxy-podophyllotoxin synthase-like, which translates into the protein MHLLVGVLPHLAMRDLARRLGAPLMLLRLGELRVVVASSAAAARAVMRTHDAALATRPLTATIRALTRRDGLGVVFAPQGEHWRQLRKLCVNEILSARRVRSFRGSREAEAAALVASIASLSSTSEPVNISSLLATYVTDTAVRAVAGDRMRDRDAFLECVDEGIKVSAGFTLADLFPSSRLARALSGMARRAELQGVKMSGIMDDVLEEHRVRRSATGAGDEEEDIVDVLLRLQTDGGLHVPLETGTIRAVINDLLGAGSETSATTLHWAMAELMRDPKKLRRAQDEVRGAFAGDSRVREEALPELRYLQLVIKETLRLHPAVPLLVPRECQEPCRILGYDVPVGTMVLVNAWAIGRDVERWGKDAEEFRPERFEEAGNCAVDFKGTDFELVPFGAGRRICPGIALGVAVMELALASLLFHFDWELPGGAAPHELDMTEAFGITTRRKSDLWLHATVCVPLPSL